A region of Streptomyces paludis DNA encodes the following proteins:
- a CDS encoding PhzF family phenazine biosynthesis protein codes for MTVDVAVLRYAAFTTDPAGGNPAGVVLDATGMDEAVMARTAAEVGYSETAFVVPRAEADENTGGGVLDVRYFSPLAEVPFCGHATIATAVAYARVHGVGELTFHTAAGEVPVATRIAPDGSVVAALVSVAPRTVPLTDPQLDALLGALRWSCDDLDPALPPRVAYAGAWHPVIAAASRERLADLDYDMDALGGLMAEHDWTTVDLVWRESPTRYHARNPFPPGGVVEDPATGAAAAALGGYLRGQGLTGPPGTGRFTVLQGYDMGRPSSIEVMVPEGADSGVTVTGTAVPIA; via the coding sequence ATGACTGTGGACGTAGCCGTACTCCGATACGCGGCCTTCACGACCGATCCGGCCGGGGGCAATCCGGCAGGCGTCGTACTCGACGCCACCGGCATGGACGAGGCCGTCATGGCGCGGACCGCGGCGGAGGTGGGCTACTCCGAGACCGCCTTCGTCGTGCCGCGAGCTGAGGCCGACGAGAACACCGGCGGCGGTGTTCTCGATGTCCGGTACTTCAGCCCGCTCGCCGAGGTGCCCTTCTGCGGGCACGCGACCATCGCGACGGCGGTCGCCTACGCGCGGGTGCACGGCGTCGGTGAGCTGACGTTCCACACCGCCGCCGGCGAGGTGCCCGTCGCCACCCGGATCGCCCCGGACGGCTCCGTCGTCGCGGCGCTGGTCAGCGTGGCGCCTCGGACCGTACCGCTCACCGATCCCCAACTCGACGCGCTGCTGGGGGCGTTGAGGTGGTCGTGCGACGATCTGGACCCGGCCCTGCCGCCGCGCGTCGCGTACGCGGGAGCCTGGCACCCGGTGATCGCCGCCGCGAGCCGGGAGCGGCTGGCCGACCTGGATTACGACATGGACGCGCTCGGCGGGCTGATGGCCGAGCACGACTGGACGACGGTCGACCTGGTGTGGCGCGAGTCGCCCACCCGCTACCACGCGCGAAACCCCTTTCCCCCGGGCGGTGTGGTGGAGGACCCCGCCACCGGGGCGGCCGCCGCGGCGCTGGGGGGCTATCTGCGCGGACAGGGGCTGACGGGGCCGCCCGGGACCGGGCGGTTCACGGTGTTGCAGGGGTACGACATGGGGCGCCCGAGCAGCATCGAGGTCATGGTGCCGGAGGGGGCGGACAGCGGGGTGACGGTCACGGGGACGGCGGTCCCGATCGCCTGA
- a CDS encoding glycoside hydrolase — MIRRRTLLAAAAGGTLLGGALATGTARADDTVAVNPGTTYGSWEGWGTSLAWWANVFGARDDFADLFFTTKSVTYNGRVLPGLGLNIARYNLGACSWNSVNGETMVASPNIPAFKQIEGFWQDWRNEDPTSSAWNWSVDAAQRAALVKATQRGAVSELFANSPMWWMCLNHNPSGAAGGGNNLQSWNYRQHASHLAAVALQAKNNWGVNFATVDPFNEPASSWWTATGTQEGCHFDASVQAAVLPYMRSELDRRGLTATRISASDETSYDLARTTWNSFGSATKALVSQVNVHGYQGSGGRRDLLYTDVVTTAGKKLWNSETGQNDATGLSLATNLCLDFRWLHPTAYCYWQVMDPSPGWAMIAYDANTLQAGAVQTKYYVMAQFSRHIRPGMTILDTGVGYAAAAYDPALRRLVLVAVNAGAAQTLTFDLSRFTTVTGGTAGLVRRWNTLTSGTGDLYTERADTYLNGKQLSAPFAAASVQTFQIDNVVI, encoded by the coding sequence ATGATCAGACGCAGAACGCTGCTCGCCGCGGCGGCGGGCGGCACACTGCTCGGGGGCGCCCTGGCCACCGGCACCGCACGGGCGGACGACACCGTGGCGGTGAACCCAGGTACGACGTACGGGAGTTGGGAGGGCTGGGGGACGTCGCTGGCCTGGTGGGCCAATGTCTTCGGCGCGCGCGACGACTTCGCCGACCTCTTCTTCACCACCAAGTCCGTCACGTACAACGGCCGTGTCCTGCCCGGCCTGGGCCTGAACATCGCCCGCTACAACCTCGGCGCGTGCAGCTGGAACAGTGTCAACGGGGAGACGATGGTGGCCTCCCCCAACATCCCCGCGTTCAAGCAGATCGAGGGGTTCTGGCAGGATTGGCGCAACGAGGATCCCACGTCCTCCGCGTGGAACTGGAGTGTGGACGCCGCCCAGCGGGCCGCGCTGGTCAAGGCCACCCAACGGGGCGCGGTGAGCGAGCTGTTCGCGAACTCGCCGATGTGGTGGATGTGCCTCAACCACAACCCGTCCGGCGCGGCCGGCGGCGGTAACAACCTCCAGTCCTGGAACTACCGCCAGCACGCCTCCCACCTCGCCGCCGTCGCCCTCCAGGCCAAGAACAACTGGGGCGTGAACTTCGCGACAGTGGACCCCTTCAACGAGCCGGCGTCCAGCTGGTGGACGGCCACCGGCACCCAGGAGGGCTGCCACTTCGACGCCTCCGTCCAGGCCGCCGTCCTCCCGTACATGCGCAGCGAACTCGACCGGCGCGGGCTGACCGCCACCCGTATCTCCGCCTCCGACGAGACAAGCTACGACCTGGCCCGTACCACCTGGAACTCCTTTGGATCCGCGACAAAGGCGCTGGTCAGCCAGGTCAACGTACATGGCTACCAGGGCTCCGGCGGCCGTCGCGACCTGCTCTACACGGATGTCGTCACCACGGCGGGCAAGAAGCTCTGGAATTCCGAGACCGGCCAGAACGACGCGACCGGCCTCTCCCTCGCCACCAACCTCTGCCTCGACTTCCGCTGGCTGCACCCCACCGCCTACTGCTACTGGCAGGTGATGGACCCGTCCCCCGGCTGGGCGATGATCGCGTACGACGCCAACACACTCCAGGCCGGCGCCGTACAGACCAAGTACTACGTGATGGCCCAGTTCAGCCGGCATATCCGCCCCGGGATGACCATCCTGGACACCGGCGTCGGCTACGCGGCCGCGGCGTACGACCCGGCGCTCCGGCGCCTGGTGCTCGTCGCCGTCAACGCGGGCGCCGCCCAGACCCTCACCTTCGACCTCTCCCGCTTCACCACGGTCACCGGCGGCACCGCCGGCCTCGTACGCCGCTGGAACACCCTGACCTCCGGCACCGGCGACCTGTACACCGAGCGAGCCGACACCTACCTCAACGGCAAACAACTCAGCGCACCGTTCGCGGCGGCCTCGGTGCAGACATTCCAGATCGACAACGTGGTCATCTGA
- a CDS encoding LLM class flavin-dependent oxidoreductase, with amino-acid sequence MGGVDVGGGSVVLEFKPLRKLGFLTIGLFDAADPARGHESTLSIIELGERLGFDSAWVRHRHLQYGISSPVVVLAAASQRTSRIQLGTAVTPLGWENPLRLAEDLATVDILSGGRLNPGVSVGPPMHYERVRDALYPDTADAEDFSYERVRRLMALVRGEPASGFSGTEGFEAFSERVQPHSPGLAGRMWYGGGSLRSARWAGEQGMNFLTSSVVKAEGVEGDGEGDLGFASVQRSHIRAFRAHHPDGDRARVSHGLVVIPTDSATPRQRAKYEAYARERLPRTASPQGPARLMFAPDLVGDSAELAERLHEHAAFREIDEVAFALPFTFDHEDYVQILTDIATHLGPALGWRPTP; translated from the coding sequence ATGGGTGGTGTCGATGTGGGTGGAGGGTCTGTGGTGTTGGAATTCAAGCCGTTGCGGAAGCTGGGGTTTCTGACCATTGGGCTGTTCGACGCGGCCGATCCGGCGCGTGGGCATGAGTCGACGTTGTCGATCATCGAGCTGGGTGAGCGGCTGGGGTTCGACAGTGCGTGGGTGCGGCACCGGCATTTGCAGTACGGGATCTCCTCCCCCGTCGTCGTCCTCGCGGCGGCGTCCCAGCGCACCAGCCGGATCCAGCTCGGCACCGCGGTCACCCCGCTGGGCTGGGAGAATCCGCTGCGGCTGGCCGAGGATCTGGCGACCGTGGACATCCTCTCCGGCGGCCGGCTCAACCCCGGGGTCAGTGTCGGGCCGCCGATGCACTACGAGCGGGTACGGGACGCGCTGTACCCGGACACCGCCGACGCCGAGGACTTCAGCTACGAGCGCGTGCGCCGGCTCATGGCGCTCGTACGCGGGGAGCCGGCCAGCGGGTTCAGTGGTACGGAGGGGTTCGAGGCGTTCTCCGAGCGCGTTCAGCCCCACTCCCCCGGGCTGGCCGGCCGGATGTGGTACGGCGGCGGCAGTCTGCGCTCCGCGCGTTGGGCCGGTGAGCAGGGCATGAACTTCCTCACCAGCAGTGTCGTCAAGGCGGAAGGGGTGGAGGGGGACGGGGAAGGGGACCTTGGGTTTGCCTCTGTTCAGCGTTCGCACATCCGCGCCTTCCGCGCCCACCACCCCGACGGCGACCGCGCCCGTGTCTCCCACGGGCTCGTCGTCATCCCCACCGACTCCGCCACCCCCCGCCAGCGCGCCAAGTACGAGGCGTACGCCCGCGAGCGGCTGCCGCGTACCGCCTCCCCGCAGGGGCCCGCCCGTCTGATGTTCGCGCCCGACCTCGTCGGCGACTCCGCCGAACTCGCCGAACGGCTGCACGAACACGCCGCGTTCAGGGAGATCGACGAGGTCGCGTTCGCGCTGCCGTTCACCTTCGACCACGAGGACTACGTACAGATCCTCACCGACATCGCCACCCACCTCGGACCGGCACTCGGCTGGCGGCCGACGCCCTGA
- a CDS encoding Crp/Fnr family transcriptional regulator gives MSDRVENPSDAQDDAPDAAGRTLRRLVGESVWAELLALCYQRHHVAGSTLLRQGERGTHVLAVHSGVAKVIRRERNGDLKLLAFRGPGEILGEVAVLDDGMRSASVQTISDCVVGVMGKKDFLQFVTTHDLFPVLVRYALTRLRESDLARSGGDVLGRLAAVLVDLAVSSGNPATEPTNSTESGRSVELDLTRSELAQYLGTSRNTVTAALADLEYAEVRAARKRIVISDLSALRRAAVNLRD, from the coding sequence ATGAGTGATCGCGTGGAGAATCCGTCGGACGCGCAGGATGATGCTCCGGACGCGGCGGGCCGGACGCTGCGGCGCCTTGTGGGGGAGTCGGTCTGGGCAGAACTCCTGGCCCTCTGCTATCAGCGCCACCATGTCGCCGGCAGCACTCTGTTACGGCAGGGAGAACGCGGAACCCATGTCCTGGCCGTACACAGCGGCGTGGCCAAGGTGATCCGGCGGGAGCGCAACGGTGATCTCAAACTGCTGGCGTTCCGCGGTCCCGGCGAGATACTCGGTGAAGTGGCGGTACTGGACGACGGGATGCGTTCGGCGAGCGTTCAGACGATCTCGGACTGTGTGGTCGGGGTGATGGGCAAGAAGGATTTCCTTCAATTCGTCACCACGCACGACCTGTTTCCCGTGCTTGTCCGTTACGCCCTCACCAGACTGCGGGAGTCGGATCTCGCCCGGAGCGGGGGCGATGTGCTGGGCCGTCTGGCGGCCGTACTCGTAGATCTGGCCGTCAGTTCGGGAAATCCGGCGACGGAACCGACGAATTCGACGGAGTCGGGGCGGAGCGTTGAGCTGGACCTGACCCGCAGTGAGTTGGCTCAGTACCTCGGAACGTCCCGCAACACGGTCACGGCCGCCCTCGCCGATCTTGAGTACGCCGAAGTCCGGGCTGCTCGCAAGCGCATCGTCATCAGCGACCTGTCCGCGCTCCGCCGCGCCGCCGTGAATCTGCGCGACTGA
- a CDS encoding Pycsar system effector family protein — translation MHRLLTANGAEITRADTKAAVLLGFMGAVLGAFVTLTRDNATARGPVSATEEALWWSATLTALLAVVCFVCALTPRRRDRTNGLSATPFYFQHVTPELDNERLTRAFERTAHDPTGPLLAAVQRTSAIVRTKYRWIEAGVALLLIALPLLTTALHPT, via the coding sequence ATGCACCGGCTTCTGACCGCCAACGGAGCGGAGATCACGAGAGCGGACACCAAAGCCGCCGTCCTGCTGGGCTTTATGGGCGCGGTCCTGGGGGCGTTCGTCACCCTCACCCGCGACAACGCCACCGCTCGCGGCCCGGTATCCGCGACAGAAGAGGCACTGTGGTGGAGCGCCACCCTCACCGCCCTGCTGGCCGTCGTCTGCTTCGTGTGCGCCCTCACTCCGAGACGACGGGACCGGACGAACGGTCTCTCCGCCACCCCCTTCTACTTCCAGCACGTGACCCCGGAACTGGACAACGAACGCCTGACCCGCGCTTTCGAGCGCACCGCCCACGATCCGACGGGCCCGCTGCTGGCGGCCGTACAACGGACCAGCGCGATCGTCAGAACCAAATACCGCTGGATAGAGGCGGGCGTGGCGCTCCTGCTGATAGCGCTCCCCTTACTGACAACAGCGCTGCACCCAACCTGA
- a CDS encoding DNA polymerase III subunit gamma and tau translates to MSSLALYRRYRPESFAEVIGQEHVTDPLQQALRNNRVNHAYLFSGPRGCGKTTSARILARCLNCEQGPTPTPCGTCQSCQDLARNGPGSIDVIEIDAASHGGVDDARDLREKAFFGPASSRYKIYIIDEAHMVTSAGFNALLKVVEEPPEHLKFIFATTEPEKVIGTIRSRTHHYPFRLVPPGTLREYLAEVCAKEGTSVEDGVLPLVVRAGAGSVRDSMSVMDQLLASTADAGVTYAMATSLLGYTDGSLLDAVVDAFAAGDGAAAFDVVDQVIEGGNDPRRFVADLLERLRDLVILAAVPDAGEKGLIDAPADVVERMTAQASVFGAAELSRAADLVNTGLTEMRGATSPRLQLELICARVLLPAAFDDERSVQARLDRLERGAAAAATTAGAVFSGGPVVGPHPGPAAGAGYAPAPPPGLAMAYVPEPGAHGPVHGPPVHEAPVREPVAAAAPPVAAPAPVHAPAPAPVEPQRQPGAWPGAAAPGEGGAARRPGGWPTAVAPGQGAAPAPAPVQAAPASAAPAAPPAAGPAPAAPGGPAMAQGAGQVRHMWPDILEAVKNRRRFTWILLSQNAQVAGFDGTTLQVGFINAGARDNFTSSGSEAVLKQALSEQFHVQWKIEAIVDPSGGTPPPATPGGPGNGGPGGGGYGSGGGYGGGTSGGGYGTGNGGGYGGAPATPAAPATPGFAPNSAPAPAQAPRPAGLGGPAGAGQRPSAPSAGPGPGGRSDAPGGGSGSGGGGGGGGGGGRTDAHVPPHTVAPEDDTPEEDDPDLVDSALSGHELIVRELGATVVEEYTNE, encoded by the coding sequence GTGTCGTCCCTTGCGCTGTACCGCCGTTATCGCCCCGAGTCATTCGCCGAGGTCATCGGGCAGGAGCATGTCACTGACCCGTTGCAGCAGGCCCTGCGGAACAACCGGGTCAATCACGCGTACCTGTTCAGCGGGCCGCGCGGCTGCGGGAAGACGACCAGCGCGCGCATCCTCGCCCGCTGTCTGAACTGTGAGCAGGGGCCGACGCCGACGCCGTGCGGGACGTGCCAGTCCTGTCAGGACCTGGCGCGGAACGGGCCGGGGTCGATCGATGTCATCGAGATCGACGCCGCTTCGCACGGTGGCGTGGACGACGCGCGTGATCTTCGGGAGAAGGCGTTCTTCGGGCCGGCGAGCAGTCGTTACAAGATCTACATCATCGACGAGGCCCACATGGTCACCTCGGCGGGGTTCAACGCCCTGCTGAAGGTGGTCGAGGAGCCGCCGGAGCATCTGAAGTTCATCTTCGCGACGACCGAGCCCGAGAAGGTCATCGGCACGATCCGGTCGCGTACGCACCACTATCCGTTCCGCCTGGTGCCGCCCGGGACGCTGCGGGAGTATCTCGCCGAGGTGTGCGCCAAGGAGGGGACCTCGGTCGAGGACGGGGTGCTGCCGCTGGTCGTACGGGCCGGCGCGGGGTCCGTACGTGACTCGATGTCCGTCATGGACCAGCTCCTCGCCAGTACGGCCGACGCGGGTGTGACGTACGCCATGGCGACGTCCTTGCTCGGTTATACGGACGGATCGCTGCTCGACGCCGTGGTGGACGCGTTCGCGGCGGGTGACGGGGCCGCCGCGTTCGATGTGGTGGACCAGGTCATCGAGGGCGGGAACGACCCCCGGCGGTTCGTCGCCGACCTGCTGGAGCGCCTGCGCGACCTGGTTATTCTCGCCGCCGTACCGGACGCCGGGGAGAAGGGGCTCATCGACGCGCCCGCCGATGTCGTCGAGCGGATGACCGCCCAGGCGTCGGTCTTCGGCGCGGCCGAGCTGAGCCGGGCGGCCGATCTCGTCAACACGGGGCTGACGGAGATGCGTGGCGCCACCTCGCCCCGGCTCCAGCTGGAGCTGATCTGCGCGCGCGTGCTGCTGCCCGCCGCCTTCGACGACGAGCGCTCCGTCCAGGCGCGGCTCGACCGGCTGGAGCGGGGGGCGGCGGCAGCCGCCACGACCGCCGGGGCCGTGTTCTCCGGCGGGCCGGTGGTAGGGCCGCATCCCGGGCCCGCAGCCGGGGCTGGGTACGCGCCCGCGCCTCCGCCCGGGCTCGCCATGGCGTACGTACCCGAGCCCGGAGCGCACGGGCCTGTGCACGGGCCCCCGGTGCACGAAGCTCCTGTCCGCGAGCCCGTCGCGGCCGCGGCCCCTCCGGTCGCCGCCCCCGCGCCCGTGCACGCCCCCGCTCCCGCTCCCGTCGAGCCCCAGCGGCAGCCCGGTGCCTGGCCCGGCGCCGCGGCGCCCGGAGAAGGAGGCGCCGCCCGGCGGCCCGGTGGCTGGCCGACCGCCGTGGCGCCCGGTCAGGGCGCGGCGCCGGCGCCCGCGCCCGTACAGGCCGCACCGGCTTCGGCCGCGCCCGCCGCCCCACCCGCCGCCGGGCCCGCGCCCGCCGCGCCCGGTGGGCCGGCGATGGCCCAGGGCGCCGGGCAGGTGCGGCACATGTGGCCCGACATCCTGGAGGCCGTCAAGAACCGCCGGCGCTTCACCTGGATCCTGCTCAGCCAGAACGCGCAGGTGGCGGGGTTCGACGGGACGACGCTCCAGGTCGGCTTCATCAACGCCGGCGCCCGCGACAACTTCACGAGCAGCGGCAGCGAGGCGGTGCTCAAGCAGGCGCTCTCCGAGCAGTTCCACGTGCAGTGGAAGATCGAGGCGATCGTCGACCCCTCGGGCGGCACCCCGCCGCCCGCCACCCCCGGCGGCCCCGGAAACGGCGGCCCCGGTGGCGGCGGGTACGGCAGTGGCGGCGGGTACGGCGGCGGCACCAGCGGCGGCGGATACGGGACCGGGAACGGCGGAGGTTACGGCGGCGCTCCCGCCACCCCGGCCGCCCCCGCCACCCCCGGCTTCGCGCCGAACTCCGCCCCGGCCCCCGCCCAAGCGCCCCGGCCCGCCGGCCTCGGCGGCCCCGCCGGAGCCGGGCAGCGCCCGTCGGCCCCCTCCGCCGGTCCCGGCCCCGGGGGCCGCTCCGACGCGCCCGGCGGCGGTAGCGGTAGCGGGGGAGGCGGCGGGGGAGGCGGCGGTGGCGGCAGGACCGACGCGCACGTCCCGCCGCACACCGTGGCCCCGGAGGACGACACCCCGGAGGAGGACGATCCGGATCTCGTCGACTCCGCGCTCTCCGGCCACGAACTCATCGTCCGAGAGCTGGGAGCCACGGTTGTGGAGGAATACACGAACGAGTAG
- the purD gene encoding phosphoribosylamine--glycine ligase: protein MKVLVIGGGAREHALCRSLSLDPQVTALHCAPGNAGIAEVAELHPVDALDGAAVARLATELEAGLVVVGPEAPLVAGVADAVRAAGIPCFGPSREAAELEGSKAFAKDVMAGANVPTARSYVCTTPEQIDDALDAFGPPYVVKDDGLAAGKGVVVTPDLAAARAHALACGGRVVIEEFLDGPEVSLFAITDGETVLPLQPAQDFKRALDNDEGPNTGGMGAYSPLPWADPKLVDEVMETVLQPTVDELRRRGTPFSGLLYAGLAITGRGVRVIEFNARFGDPETQVVLARLKTPLAGVLLAAAEGDLAALPPLTWRDDAAVTVVIASYNYPDTPRTGDPIEGLDAVAAQDGPDAYVLHAGTRLDGGTGADGGGTVLSAGGRVLSVTATGKDLTQARERAYTALGRIRLDGSQHRTDIARAAAEAAGAAGA, encoded by the coding sequence GTGAAGGTCCTTGTCATCGGCGGCGGCGCCCGCGAACACGCCCTGTGCCGCTCTCTGTCCCTCGACCCCCAGGTCACCGCTCTGCACTGCGCCCCCGGCAACGCCGGGATCGCCGAGGTGGCCGAGCTGCACCCGGTGGACGCGCTGGACGGCGCGGCCGTGGCCCGGCTCGCCACCGAGCTGGAGGCCGGTCTCGTCGTCGTCGGACCCGAGGCGCCGCTGGTCGCGGGGGTCGCCGACGCCGTACGGGCCGCGGGCATCCCCTGCTTCGGCCCGTCCCGCGAGGCGGCGGAGCTGGAGGGCTCCAAGGCGTTCGCGAAGGACGTGATGGCCGGGGCGAACGTCCCGACGGCCCGCAGTTACGTCTGCACCACGCCCGAGCAGATCGACGACGCGCTCGACGCCTTCGGCCCGCCCTACGTCGTCAAGGACGACGGGCTCGCCGCCGGCAAGGGCGTCGTCGTCACCCCCGACCTCGCCGCCGCCCGCGCGCACGCCCTCGCCTGCGGCGGCCGTGTTGTCATCGAGGAGTTCCTCGACGGCCCCGAGGTCTCCCTCTTCGCCATCACCGACGGCGAGACCGTCCTCCCGCTCCAGCCCGCGCAGGACTTCAAGCGCGCGCTCGACAACGACGAGGGCCCCAACACCGGCGGCATGGGCGCGTACTCCCCGCTGCCGTGGGCCGATCCCAAGCTGGTCGACGAGGTCATGGAGACCGTCCTCCAGCCGACGGTGGACGAACTGCGCCGCCGCGGCACGCCCTTCTCCGGGCTGCTGTACGCGGGCCTCGCGATCACCGGCCGGGGCGTACGGGTCATCGAGTTCAACGCGCGCTTCGGCGACCCCGAGACCCAGGTCGTCCTGGCCCGGCTCAAGACCCCGCTGGCCGGTGTCCTGCTGGCCGCCGCCGAGGGCGACCTCGCCGCGCTGCCCCCGCTGACCTGGCGCGACGACGCCGCGGTCACCGTCGTCATCGCCTCGTACAACTACCCGGACACGCCGCGTACCGGCGACCCGATCGAGGGGCTCGACGCGGTCGCGGCACAGGATGGACCCGACGCGTACGTCCTGCACGCCGGCACCCGCCTGGACGGCGGGACCGGTGCCGACGGCGGCGGTACGGTCCTGAGCGCGGGCGGCCGTGTGCTGTCCGTGACGGCGACCGGCAAGGACCTGACACAGGCCCGCGAGCGCGCCTACACCGCGCTCGGCCGTATCCGGCTGGACGGCTCCCAGCACCGTACGGACATCGCCCGGGCGGCGGCGGAGGCCGCGGGCGCGGCGGGGGCCTGA